The window ATCGCAATACCGTGATGATTGGTCGTTCTCATGGCATTCATGCCGAACCGATTACCTTTGGCTTTAAGCTGGCAGGTTGGTTGGCGGAAGTGTGTCGCAACCGCGATCGCCTCTGCCAAGTGCGTCATGAAATTGCCGTGGGGAAGATTTCTGGTGCGGTGGGAACTTATGCCAATATTAACCCCCGTGTGGAAGCGATCGCCTGTCAGAATTTGGGACTGCAACCGGATACGGCTTCAACTCAGGTGATCTCCCGCGATCGCCATGCTAATTTTGTTCAACAATTAGCGCTTTTAGGGGCAACCCTGGAACGCTTTGCGGTGGAAATTCGCAACCTGCAAAGAACCGATGTCTTGGAAGTTGAAGAATACTTCTCTAAAGGACAAAAAGGTTCCTCGGCAATGCCGCATAAGCGTAACCCGATTCGTTCCGAACGACTCACAGGAATGGCGCGAATTGTGCGGGGACATGCGGTGGCAGCGTTAGAAAATGTAGCGCTATGGCATGAACGGGATATCTCCCATAGTTCGGTGGAACGGGTGATTTTACCCGACGCTTGCATTTTGACTCACTTCATGCTGGTAGAAATCACCGACTTGGTGAAGAAGCTGCTGGTTTATCCAGAAAACATGAAGCGGAATATGAATCTTTACGGGGGTGTTGTATTTAGCCAGAGGGTATTATTGACCTTGGTGGATAAGGGAATGACCCGCGAAGAAGCTTATAGGATTGTCCAATCTTGTGCTCATGAAGCTTGGAATAAACCAGAGGGAAATTTCCACGAGTTGATTGCTAAAAACCCTCAAGTTATGAGTAAGTTAACTCCGCCAGAAATTGAGGCTTGTTTTGAGCCACAGCATCATTTACAGCACATGGATGAGATTTATCAACGCTTAGGGATTTAACGGAGAAAAATGGGGAATGAAGGAGTAACAATTCCCCATTTCTTGTAGTCAGAAAAAAGCGATCGCACTTTACCGAAGCAAAGCGCGATCGCTTCATAGTCTACACTCGACTAAGCATCAATCAGAAACACACCCAAAACTAACCTTGTTCTTTTTCGACTTCAGCCACCATCAACAGTGTCTTCATCACCGAGTCAGGATTCAAACTCATCGAATCAATTCCCAACTCAACCAAGAACTTAGCAAACTCAGGATAATCGCTCGGAGCTTGACCACAAATCCCAATCTTGCGGTTATTCTTCTTCGCTTTAGCAATTACCATCCGCACCATATCTTTAACCGCATCATTGCGTTCATCAAAGATATGAGCCACTAAAGCCGAATCCCGATCTAAACCCAAGGTTAACTGAGTTAAATCATTCGATCCAATCGAGAATCCATCAAACACCTCACTAAATTGGTCAGCCAAGATGACATTACTCGGAATCTCGCACATCACATAAACTTGCAAGCCATTTTCACCGCGCTTGAGTCCATGTTTTTCCATTTCAGCTAACACCTTGCGGCCTTCATCAGGAGTACGGCAGAAGGGAATCATTGGGATAACATTCGTCAAACCCATTTCATCCCGAACCCGTTTCATTGCTTTGCACTCTAAAGCAAAGGCTTCTCGGTAATTCTCGTCATAATAACGCGAGGCACCACGCCAGCCAATCATCGGGTTTTCTTCCTTCGGCTCAAACTGGTGACCCCCCAAGAGGTTTGCGTATTCGTTGCTCTTGAAGTCAGACAGGCGCACCACCACCGGGTTAGGATAAAACGCCGCCGCAATCATGCCCACACCATGTGCCAACTTATCTACGAAGAAGTCTTCCTTCCGTTCGTAGAGGTAAGTCATTTTATAAATTTCCCGCTTCACCAAAGCATCGTCAAGCTCATCGAAGCGTAGCAATGCTAATGGGTGCGCCTTGATGTGATTGGCAATAATAAACTCTAACCGAGCTAATCCCACACCATCACAAGGAATCGAGGACAAACCAAAAGCTTCTTCCGGATTACCCACATTCATCAAAATCTTGGTGCGGGTGCGAGGCAAGTTATCGAGTTGAGTTTCTTGCACTTCAAACGGTACCAAACCGGCATAAACTCGACCCGCTTCTCCTTCCGAACAGGAGATGGTCACCTCTTGCCCACTGCTTAACACACCTGTAGCATTGCCGCAACCCACGATCGCCGGGATTCCCATTTCACGAGCAATAATTGCCGCGTGGCAGGTGCGTCCGCCTTGGTTAGTGACGATCGCACTCGCTCGCTTCATAATAGGTTCCCAGTCGGGGTCAGTCTTATTGGTTACTAAGACTTCACCGGGTTCAAACTCGTCAATCTTGTGGACATCAAGAATAACTTTAGCTTTGCCCTGACCGATCATTTCCCCAACCGCACGACCGGTAAT of the Allocoleopsis franciscana PCC 7113 genome contains:
- the purB gene encoding adenylosuccinate lyase, translated to MIERYTLPEMGELWTDTYKFKTWLQVEIAVCEAQAELGAIPEAAVEDIKAKANFDPKRILEIEEEVRHDMIAFLTNVNEYVGDAGRYIHLGLTSSDVLDTALALQLVASLDIILEHLEKLSQAIRYQAQQHRNTVMIGRSHGIHAEPITFGFKLAGWLAEVCRNRDRLCQVRHEIAVGKISGAVGTYANINPRVEAIACQNLGLQPDTASTQVISRDRHANFVQQLALLGATLERFAVEIRNLQRTDVLEVEEYFSKGQKGSSAMPHKRNPIRSERLTGMARIVRGHAVAALENVALWHERDISHSSVERVILPDACILTHFMLVEITDLVKKLLVYPENMKRNMNLYGGVVFSQRVLLTLVDKGMTREEAYRIVQSCAHEAWNKPEGNFHELIAKNPQVMSKLTPPEIEACFEPQHHLQHMDEIYQRLGI
- the ppsA gene encoding phosphoenolpyruvate synthase, with the translated sequence MVTATQATSPQASKEQALVLWFEEVGIADIPLVGGKNASLGEMIQQLTPKGVKVPTGFATTAYAYRYFIQAAGLEEKLRQLFADLDVEDMNNLRVRGKQARSLILNTPFPQDLQDAIAEAYLKLCERYGYTAQLCDRFDSDYQEQCKQESVAVDVAVRSSATAEDLPDASFAGQQETYLNVYGVQDVIDSCHRCFASIFTDRAISYRTVKGFDHFNVALSVGVQKMVRSDLATSGVMFSIDTETGFKNAALVTAAYGLGENVVQGAVNPDEYFVFKPTLKEGYRPILEKRLGSKEIKMVYEIGGTKLTKNVSVPESEQRKYALNDEEILQLARWGCIIEDHYSDVRGQYTPMDIEWAKDGLTGELYIVQARPETVQSQKSASVLRSYQLKGTSEVLITGRAVGEMIGQGKAKVILDVHKIDEFEPGEVLVTNKTDPDWEPIMKRASAIVTNQGGRTCHAAIIAREMGIPAIVGCGNATGVLSSGQEVTISCSEGEAGRVYAGLVPFEVQETQLDNLPRTRTKILMNVGNPEEAFGLSSIPCDGVGLARLEFIIANHIKAHPLALLRFDELDDALVKREIYKMTYLYERKEDFFVDKLAHGVGMIAAAFYPNPVVVRLSDFKSNEYANLLGGHQFEPKEENPMIGWRGASRYYDENYREAFALECKAMKRVRDEMGLTNVIPMIPFCRTPDEGRKVLAEMEKHGLKRGENGLQVYVMCEIPSNVILADQFSEVFDGFSIGSNDLTQLTLGLDRDSALVAHIFDERNDAVKDMVRMVIAKAKKNNRKIGICGQAPSDYPEFAKFLVELGIDSMSLNPDSVMKTLLMVAEVEKEQG